In Penaeus monodon isolate SGIC_2016 chromosome 7, NSTDA_Pmon_1, whole genome shotgun sequence, the following are encoded in one genomic region:
- the LOC119575602 gene encoding uncharacterized protein LOC119575602, which produces MTWESGDVTTRSCAQAYLSSWIARFGLPEHLTSDRGASFTSELWRALVQLLGITLHFTTAYHPKANVLIERWHRSLKTALTTHCTTATWILQLPWVFLGLRTTLKEDLANSAAEMVYTQPHIVPEEFFPSDGSGDTQLEDLRRVARQFAPSRPTHGSHRPSYTPPGLDSADFVFLRGDAHRQPYKGPFRALQHSPSASKLQLGGWID; this is translated from the exons ATGACGTGGGAGAGCGGG GATGTAACCACCAGATCATGCGCCCAGGCATACCTCAGCTCCTGGATTGCCCGTTTCGGTCTCCCGGAACACTTAACGTCTGATAGGGGAGCGAGTTTCACCTCAGAGTTGTGGAGGGCTTTAGTGCAGCTCCTTGGCATTACTCTCCACTTCACAACGGCATATCATCCAAAAGCTAATGTACTTATCGAGAGATGGCATCGATCCCTCAAGACAGCCCTCACCACCCATTGCACCACTGCCACATGGATTTTGCAGCTCCCCTGGGTGTTTCTTGGCCTCAGGACAACGCTTAAGGAGGATCTCGCCAATTCTGCAGCCGAGATGGTATACACTCAGCCCCACATTGTGCCAGAAGAATTTTTCCCCAGCGACGGCTCGGGTGATACTCAGCTAGAGGACCTCCGCAGGGTAGCCAGGCAATTCGCTCCCAGCAGACCCACCCATGGCTCTCATCGCCCGTCCTACACTCCACCAGGTCTGGACTCGGCTGATTTCGTTTTTCTCCGTGGTGATGCCCACCGTCAGCCTTACAAAGGTCCTTTCAGGGCCCTTCAGCACTCCCCCAGTGCATCCAAGCTACAGCTTGGTGGATGGATCGACTGA